A window of the Microplitis mediator isolate UGA2020A chromosome 5, iyMicMedi2.1, whole genome shotgun sequence genome harbors these coding sequences:
- the LOC130668826 gene encoding androgen-induced gene 1 protein-like: MLGALLFGFHVVSFAQFAFSVYYDFTFTIVPKDVIRNFSAYGGKFKFLTFWDAIIQAVFFLLCILNDIYGTNKVAPKETPLLRRIKDYFHATFSFPLAMFVGITFWALMFIDRELVLPKVLDPYFPWWLNHLMHTMIMVSTVFEMLMAPRQYPEKKSGYIGLYALMLTYLIWIHVVYYKSGVWVYPVMEILSFPLRILFFVTLFVFVGLLYYVGNYFDNLIWAREKSKHYKKSASKSK; the protein is encoded by the exons atgttgggaGCTTTACTGTTTGGATTTCACGTAGTTTCCTTCGCCCAATTTGCCTTTTCAGTTTATTACGACTTCACTTTCACCATAGTTCCAAAAGATGTCATTAGGAATTTCAGCGCCTATGGTggcaaattcaaatttctcaCTTTTTGGGATGCG ATAATACAAGCTGTGTTTTTCCTGTTATGTATCCTTAACGACATTTATGGAACTAATAAAGTCGCACCAAAAGAAACCCCATTACTTCGACGaattaaagattattttcACGCAACTTTTAGTTTCCCACTTGCGATG TTTGTAGGGATAACATTCTGGGCATTGATGTTTATTGATCGAGAGTTGGTACTGCCTAAAGTTTTAGATCCATATTTTCCATGGTGGTTAAATCACTTAATGCATACGATGATTATGGTATCAACTGTATTCGAAATGTTGATGGCACCGCGACAATATCCGGAGAAAAAGTCCGGATACATTGGACTCTATGCTCTAATGCTCACATATCTTATATG GATACACGTAGTTTATTATAAAAGTGGAGTCTGGGTATATCCAGTTATGGAGATACTATCATTCCCGCTACGAATCCTATTTTTCGTCACGTTATTTGTGTTTGTTGGACTGCTTTACTACGTaggaaattattttgataatcTTATATGGGCTCGGGAAAAATCAAagcattataaaaaaagtgcTTCCAAGTCTAAGTAA